In Dehalococcoidia bacterium, one DNA window encodes the following:
- the sppA gene encoding signal peptide peptidase SppA, whose product MSEGSEKMLGRLFNPHRIAVFELFGAIGSPSRTAEYVRSLQSLAENAAVRAVILDIDSPGGSATASDYLYRSVRKLAEKKPVIAFIRGAGASGAYMVSCAATKIIAVPTALVGSIGAISARPLLYELLHRIGVKVSITKSGRLKDMWSPLREPTKEEREKEQALLDELYDHFIAAVAKGRDMSEDRVRKLATGEMFTATKAKELGLVDELGDLDAAIELAMQLGKAPRRVTYVRPKRGLRAMLMSRMMGGFVEELSAQLDAAVRGRVDYYRFR is encoded by the coding sequence TTGAGCGAGGGAAGCGAGAAGATGCTGGGACGCCTCTTCAACCCGCACCGCATCGCCGTCTTCGAGCTGTTCGGCGCCATAGGGTCGCCTTCGCGCACAGCCGAGTACGTCCGCTCCCTCCAGTCGCTCGCGGAGAATGCCGCCGTCCGCGCCGTCATCCTCGATATCGATTCGCCCGGCGGCTCGGCCACCGCCTCCGACTACCTCTACCGCTCGGTGAGGAAGCTGGCGGAGAAGAAGCCGGTCATCGCCTTTATTCGTGGCGCGGGCGCTTCCGGCGCCTACATGGTAAGCTGCGCCGCGACGAAGATAATCGCCGTGCCCACGGCGCTCGTCGGCTCCATAGGGGCGATATCGGCGCGGCCGCTGCTCTACGAGCTGCTGCACCGCATCGGTGTCAAGGTGTCGATCACGAAGAGCGGCCGGCTCAAGGACATGTGGTCGCCGCTGCGGGAGCCGACGAAGGAGGAGAGGGAGAAGGAGCAGGCGCTTCTGGATGAGCTTTACGATCACTTTATCGCCGCCGTCGCGAAGGGGCGCGACATGAGCGAGGATCGCGTGCGAAAGCTGGCGACGGGCGAGATGTTCACGGCGACGAAGGCAAAGGAGCTGGGCCTCGTCGATGAACTGGGTGACCTCGACGCCGCCATCGAGCTCGCGATGCAGTTGGGCAAGGCGCCGCGAAGGGTGACGTATGTGCGGCCGAAGCGCGGCCTCCGCGCCATGTTGATGTCGCGGATGATGGGCGGTTTCGTCGAGGAGCTGAGCGCCCAGCTCGATGCCGCGGTCCGCGGCCGCGTCGATTACTACCGCTTCAGGTGA
- the thrB gene encoding homoserine kinase yields the protein MPATSANLGPGFDCLALALDLWAEFTLEANDSPFPAPEDPLLAMVLDAASAWYAAHDEEPPKGLAAAWQGGIPVARGLGASACARAAGLVGANALSGRPVDLEAVLTLGSRLEGHADNMAPALFGGLQVVVIDGDVTLHAPVRLPPGIRVVLLVPDQPMPTDESRRALPLQVSREDAVHNIGRACLLVSALAAGRLDLLAAATDDRLHQPVRSRLLPGMYEVITAAREAGALCAYLSGGGSTIAAWTMGNQEKIAQAMLQAAQAAGTAGKTMFTAPTQSGVQILRTE from the coding sequence GTGCCTGCCACCTCGGCTAACCTCGGGCCGGGCTTCGATTGCCTCGCCCTCGCCCTCGACCTGTGGGCCGAGTTCACCCTCGAGGCAAACGACTCACCTTTTCCCGCGCCCGAAGACCCGCTCCTCGCCATGGTGCTGGACGCCGCGAGCGCCTGGTACGCCGCCCACGATGAGGAGCCGCCGAAGGGCCTTGCGGCGGCCTGGCAGGGCGGCATCCCCGTCGCCCGCGGCCTCGGGGCCAGCGCCTGCGCCCGCGCCGCCGGACTCGTGGGGGCGAACGCCCTCTCCGGCCGCCCCGTCGACCTCGAAGCGGTGCTGACGCTCGGCTCGAGGCTGGAGGGCCACGCCGACAACATGGCCCCCGCCCTCTTCGGCGGGTTGCAGGTGGTCGTGATCGATGGCGATGTCACACTGCACGCCCCCGTCCGTCTGCCGCCGGGAATCCGCGTCGTCCTCCTCGTCCCCGATCAGCCCATGCCCACCGACGAGAGCCGGCGGGCCCTGCCCTTACAGGTGTCGCGCGAGGATGCCGTTCATAACATCGGGCGGGCGTGTCTGCTTGTGAGCGCGCTGGCCGCAGGCCGCCTCGACCTGCTGGCTGCCGCCACCGACGACCGCCTCCACCAGCCGGTGCGGTCGCGGCTGCTGCCCGGCATGTACGAGGTCATCACGGCTGCCCGCGAAGCCGGCGCCCTCTGCGCCTATCTCTCCGGCGGCGGCTCGACCATCGCCGCATGGACGATGGGAAATCAGGAGAAGATCGCGCAGGCCATGCTCCAGGCGGCGCAGGCGGCAGGCACGGCCGGCAAGACGATGTTCACCGCGCCAACCCAGAGCGGCGTCCAAATACTAAGAACAGAATAG
- a CDS encoding aspartate kinase, which translates to MGIIVQKYGGSSLADGEKIKNVARRVAARKEQGNEMVVVVSAMGKTTDQLIELAHEITDSPEDREMDVLMSTGETVSSTLMVMALHSLGHDAISLSGGQAGIRTDKVHRKARILAIDPRRVHQEVEKGRVVIVAGFQGLTQDADEDITTLGRGGSDTTAVALAAALKADACEIYTDVEGVYSADPRIVPEARKLDEISYEEMLELASVGAKVMHSRAVELGQVYDMPILVASSFKEAPGTLIHGGVSVEQFKKVRGIAHDLDVAKLTIRGVPDRPGIAAAIFEPLADAHISVDTIVQNASEDNLTDVTFTISRGDLRRAVPIVEATAKEIHAREVVADDALGKVSIVGTGMQSGPGYAALMFRTLHEKGINIEMISTSEIRITCIIREDRVKDAVRALHKAFALETGE; encoded by the coding sequence ATGGGCATCATCGTCCAGAAGTACGGCGGCAGCTCGCTGGCCGACGGCGAAAAGATCAAGAACGTCGCCCGCCGTGTCGCCGCTCGCAAAGAGCAGGGCAATGAGATGGTTGTCGTCGTCTCCGCCATGGGCAAGACGACCGACCAGTTGATCGAACTTGCGCACGAGATCACCGACTCGCCGGAGGACCGCGAAATGGACGTGCTGATGTCCACCGGCGAGACCGTCTCCAGCACCCTCATGGTAATGGCGCTGCACAGCCTGGGCCACGACGCCATAAGCCTCAGCGGCGGGCAGGCCGGCATCCGCACCGATAAGGTGCACCGCAAGGCGCGCATCCTCGCCATCGACCCCAGGCGCGTGCACCAGGAGGTAGAGAAGGGACGCGTGGTCATCGTCGCCGGCTTCCAGGGTCTGACGCAGGACGCCGACGAGGACATCACCACCCTCGGCCGCGGCGGCTCCGATACGACGGCGGTGGCTCTGGCCGCCGCTCTTAAAGCGGACGCTTGCGAGATCTACACAGACGTCGAGGGCGTGTACAGCGCCGACCCGCGAATCGTTCCCGAGGCCCGCAAGCTCGACGAGATAAGCTACGAAGAGATGCTGGAGCTGGCGAGCGTCGGCGCCAAAGTCATGCACTCGCGGGCGGTCGAGCTGGGCCAAGTCTACGACATGCCGATCCTCGTCGCCTCCAGCTTCAAGGAGGCGCCGGGCACCCTAATTCACGGAGGTGTTTCTGTGGAGCAGTTCAAGAAGGTCCGCGGCATCGCCCACGACCTCGATGTCGCCAAACTGACCATCCGCGGCGTGCCCGACAGGCCCGGCATCGCCGCCGCTATCTTCGAGCCGCTGGCCGACGCTCACATTTCCGTCGACACCATCGTCCAGAACGCCAGCGAGGACAACCTCACCGACGTGACGTTCACGATATCGCGCGGCGATCTGCGGCGGGCGGTGCCCATAGTTGAAGCGACCGCGAAGGAGATACACGCGCGCGAGGTGGTGGCCGACGACGCCCTCGGGAAAGTAAGCATCGTCGGCACGGGAATGCAGAGCGGCCCCGGCTACGCGGCCCTCATGTTCCGCACCCTTCACGAGAAGGGGATCAACATCGAGATGATCTCGACCAGCGAGATACGTATCACCTGCATCATTCGCGAGGACCGCGTGAAGGACGCCGTGCGGGCGCTACACAAAGCATTCGCCCTCGAGACCGGCGAGTAG
- a CDS encoding DUF1254 domain-containing protein: MAFRQVRRCMHGAFWLLLTTAVLASACEGEDESAPASSPTPPAESTTAPQDAAAIAADAYVWGMPAVVTMRTMQTLAPATGVNQLFPQKQLSDPTSRSVVAPNVDTLYDVAMIDLRNGPLVLTVPEIRDRYYAFQFLDIYTEAFAYVGARATGGEAGSWVIAPPGWDGELPAGSELISAPTPLVFLLGRFLVSGADDLAAAHDVMAQVRLEPLTPGQPVPAPSSLGTAPGAPQQVAEAGAAFFDELGDILAVNPPTSEADRAALERFAAIGVGPGLHPAADGTPEERAALEKGVTDGARRIKEEIASSTISVNGWNTARDLGRYGDDFLLRAAIAESGWGANIREEAMYFSSREDANGEAYSGARDYVLHFDAGELPPAKAFWSLTLYGPDMFLVENPAKVYAIGDRTPGLQLNADGSLDIYLQQSPPPGRESNWLPTPAGSFVLIMRIFLPEPTVLDGTYQLPGVMPAE; the protein is encoded by the coding sequence ATGGCATTCCGTCAGGTTCGAAGATGCATGCACGGGGCGTTCTGGCTGCTGCTTACGACGGCGGTTTTGGCGTCTGCCTGCGAAGGGGAGGACGAGTCTGCGCCTGCGTCTTCGCCTACGCCGCCGGCGGAAAGCACGACTGCGCCGCAGGACGCAGCGGCAATCGCAGCCGACGCTTACGTGTGGGGCATGCCGGCCGTGGTGACGATGCGCACCATGCAGACGCTCGCGCCGGCCACGGGCGTGAACCAGCTCTTCCCACAGAAGCAGTTGTCCGATCCGACAAGCCGGTCTGTCGTCGCGCCCAACGTCGACACGCTGTACGACGTGGCAATGATCGACCTGCGCAATGGCCCTCTTGTGCTGACGGTCCCGGAGATCCGCGACCGCTACTACGCCTTCCAGTTCCTCGACATCTACACGGAGGCATTCGCGTACGTCGGCGCCCGCGCCACCGGGGGCGAGGCCGGGTCGTGGGTGATCGCGCCGCCGGGGTGGGACGGCGAGCTGCCTGCCGGTAGCGAGCTGATCAGCGCGCCGACTCCGCTGGTATTCCTCCTGGGCCGGTTCCTCGTGTCCGGCGCCGACGATCTCGCTGCCGCGCACGACGTCATGGCGCAGGTACGCCTTGAGCCGCTGACGCCCGGCCAGCCGGTTCCCGCCCCATCCTCACTGGGCACTGCTCCGGGCGCCCCGCAGCAGGTCGCGGAGGCAGGCGCGGCGTTCTTCGATGAGCTGGGCGATATTCTGGCTGTGAACCCGCCGACAAGCGAAGCGGACCGCGCCGCGCTGGAGCGGTTCGCGGCTATCGGCGTCGGCCCCGGCCTTCACCCCGCGGCGGACGGGACGCCGGAAGAGCGCGCCGCCCTCGAAAAGGGCGTCACCGACGGAGCGAGGCGCATCAAGGAGGAGATCGCCTCATCGACAATCAGCGTCAACGGTTGGAATACTGCCCGCGACCTCGGACGCTACGGCGACGACTTCCTCCTCCGCGCCGCCATCGCCGAGTCAGGCTGGGGCGCAAACATCCGCGAGGAAGCAATGTACTTCTCGTCACGGGAAGACGCAAATGGAGAGGCTTACTCGGGCGCCCGCGACTACGTGTTGCATTTCGATGCGGGCGAGCTTCCGCCGGCGAAGGCGTTCTGGTCTCTAACTTTGTACGGGCCCGACATGTTCCTGGTCGAGAACCCCGCCAAAGTGTACGCGATCGGCGACCGCACGCCGGGCCTGCAGCTTAACGCGGACGGGTCGCTCGACATCTACCTGCAGCAGAGCCCACCGCCGGGTCGCGAGTCGAACTGGTTGCCCACCCCCGCGGGAAGCTTTGTGCTCATCATGCGCATCTTTCTTCCCGAGCCCACCGTCCTGGATGGCACGTATCAGCTTCCCGGCGTGATGCCTGCGGAATGA
- a CDS encoding NifU family protein, translating to MKVAEELKTRVEEILELIRPSLQSHGGDVSLVEVTPDNIARVQLEGACGGCPMSQITLKMGIERILVEEVPGLAGVEAVGLEGVDWSRFE from the coding sequence ATGAAGGTGGCAGAAGAGCTTAAGACCAGGGTCGAGGAGATACTCGAACTCATACGCCCCTCGCTGCAATCGCACGGCGGCGACGTCAGTCTCGTCGAGGTAACGCCCGATAACATCGCCCGCGTCCAGCTCGAGGGCGCGTGCGGCGGCTGCCCGATGAGCCAGATTACCCTCAAGATGGGGATCGAGCGCATACTGGTGGAAGAGGTGCCGGGCCTCGCCGGCGTCGAGGCCGTGGGGCTCGAAGGGGTAGACTGGTCGCGTTTCGAGTAG
- a CDS encoding DNA polymerase III subunit alpha, translating to MQTATPMFAHLHVHTEFSLLDGLARIPQLMQRARELGQEAIALTDHGALYAAIDFYKQARACGIKPVIGVEAYVAPDSRFNRDPKEKRPYHLTLLCRNMTGYRNLLTLVTKANLEGHYYKPRMDRELFEQHSEGIIALSGCHAAELHRLLVDGRRDEALKTALWYRERFDNFYLELQEHSMPELTAVNRQLVEISRETGIPLIATNDVHYVYQEDAPTHDILLCIGTNSSILDDKRVRMPDDSYYLKSEAEMLALFPDLPEAIQNSARVADMCELDLRFGELHLPEAEVPPGKTADGYLAELAYAGLAERYPLGSDDARRRLDYELGVVRETGFANYILVVRDFAEFARGRGIAMGVRGSAAGSIILYCLGITDIDPLAHRLVFERFLNVERREMPDIDMDFADDRRDEVIRYVAEKYGYDHVAQIITFGTMGAKAAIRDVGRALGMTYADVDRIARLVPNALNMTIDRALSENAEMRSAYELDDQVRRLVDTAQRLEGLARHASTHAAGVVISGEPLVEHLPLQRPVRSARPVGEQGDEGSIPMTQFAMEHVAEIGLLKMDFLGLVNLTILGEAVRIIREARGVDVDIKHLPDGDAKTYEMLAAGETFGVFQLEGPGMRRYIQELKPASVGELAAMVALYRPGPMQHIPTYCRAKHGLEQIHYPHPDLADILDETYGVIVYQDQVLLVAQKFAGYSLGEADIMRKAMGKKIPTVMRAEKERFIAGARERGYKERDAQQIFDLIEPFAGYAFNKAHAVSYATIAYQTAYLKANYPAEYMTAVLMLASGHPSGAQERVAAAVSECVKLGIPVLPPDVNHSDVNFKIEAQADGRQAIRFGLAVIKNVGQGAVDGIVAAREEKGPFASIEDFCRRVNVRGLNKRALESMIKAGAFDCLGDRPTLLAGVDRVLSFAQREQKMRESGQTTMFDLFGETVEAPLPMLELERAEVSRTEVLEWEKEVLGIYVSEHPFTGAAADLAAHVTAVCSEVNAEMAGREAVLAGVVVSTRNLFTREGKLFCAATIEDLSGNVEVTVWPDTYEQTRDLWAEGNILIVLVRVRERNERLQVSVQQVALYQAGGSEPLLLPGWVQKNREAAPAAPRPVAASAPREKAAPPAKAEVPPSSNERPIRRLVISLRETEDEAADRERLLDLVQALVAFPGEDEVRLRVHTRHGEEVELALPSAAFCDGLHTSVVRVLGEWGEARIEEHHAETSPGAS from the coding sequence ATGCAGACGGCCACACCCATGTTCGCGCACCTGCACGTCCACACCGAATTCAGCCTGCTCGACGGCCTCGCCCGCATCCCCCAACTCATGCAGCGCGCCCGCGAGCTCGGCCAGGAGGCCATCGCCCTAACCGACCACGGCGCCCTCTACGCCGCCATCGACTTCTACAAGCAGGCGCGCGCCTGCGGCATCAAGCCTGTGATCGGCGTCGAGGCGTACGTCGCCCCTGATTCCCGCTTTAACCGCGACCCGAAAGAGAAGCGGCCGTACCATCTCACTCTCCTCTGCCGCAACATGACCGGCTATCGCAACCTCCTTACGCTGGTGACGAAAGCGAACCTTGAAGGCCACTACTACAAGCCGCGGATGGACAGGGAACTCTTCGAGCAGCACAGCGAAGGGATAATCGCGCTATCCGGCTGCCACGCCGCCGAGCTGCACCGCCTGCTCGTCGACGGACGCCGAGATGAAGCGCTGAAGACCGCCCTCTGGTACCGCGAGAGGTTCGACAACTTCTACCTCGAACTGCAGGAGCACAGCATGCCGGAGCTGACGGCTGTGAACCGCCAGCTCGTCGAGATATCGCGCGAGACCGGCATCCCCCTCATCGCCACTAACGACGTGCACTACGTCTACCAGGAGGACGCCCCAACGCACGATATCCTCCTCTGCATCGGCACGAACTCGTCCATACTTGACGACAAGCGCGTGCGCATGCCCGACGACTCCTACTACCTGAAATCGGAAGCCGAAATGCTCGCGCTCTTCCCCGACCTGCCGGAAGCGATCCAGAACAGCGCCCGCGTCGCCGACATGTGCGAGCTCGACCTCCGTTTCGGTGAGCTCCACCTGCCGGAAGCGGAGGTGCCGCCCGGCAAGACCGCCGACGGTTACCTGGCGGAGCTCGCCTACGCCGGCCTCGCCGAGCGCTACCCCCTCGGCTCCGACGACGCCCGCCGCCGCCTCGACTACGAGCTCGGCGTTGTGCGCGAGACCGGCTTCGCCAACTACATTCTCGTCGTGCGCGACTTCGCGGAGTTCGCCCGCGGACGCGGCATTGCCATGGGCGTGCGGGGCAGCGCCGCCGGCAGCATCATCCTTTACTGCCTCGGCATCACCGACATCGACCCGCTGGCGCACCGCCTCGTCTTCGAACGCTTCCTCAACGTCGAGCGGCGCGAGATGCCGGACATCGACATGGACTTCGCCGACGACCGCCGCGACGAGGTGATCCGCTACGTGGCCGAAAAGTACGGCTATGACCACGTAGCCCAGATAATCACCTTCGGAACGATGGGCGCTAAAGCCGCCATCCGCGATGTCGGGCGCGCCCTCGGCATGACCTACGCCGACGTCGACCGCATCGCCCGCCTGGTGCCCAACGCCCTCAACATGACGATCGACCGCGCCCTTTCCGAGAACGCGGAGATGCGCAGCGCCTACGAGCTCGACGACCAGGTGCGGCGCCTCGTCGATACGGCGCAGCGGCTCGAGGGGCTGGCCCGACACGCCAGCACCCACGCCGCCGGCGTCGTCATCTCCGGCGAGCCGCTGGTCGAGCACCTGCCGCTTCAGCGGCCCGTCCGGAGCGCCCGGCCCGTCGGGGAGCAGGGCGACGAAGGATCCATCCCCATGACCCAGTTCGCGATGGAGCACGTAGCGGAAATCGGCCTGCTGAAGATGGACTTCCTGGGGCTCGTGAACCTGACCATCCTCGGCGAGGCGGTGAGAATCATCCGCGAGGCGCGCGGCGTCGATGTTGACATAAAGCACCTGCCCGACGGCGATGCGAAGACCTACGAGATGCTTGCCGCCGGCGAGACGTTCGGCGTGTTCCAGCTCGAAGGGCCGGGGATGCGACGCTATATCCAGGAGCTCAAGCCCGCTTCCGTCGGCGAGCTGGCGGCGATGGTCGCTCTCTACCGCCCCGGCCCCATGCAGCACATCCCCACATACTGCCGCGCCAAGCATGGCCTCGAGCAGATCCATTACCCCCACCCCGATCTCGCCGACATCCTCGACGAGACCTACGGCGTCATCGTCTACCAGGACCAGGTGCTGCTGGTGGCGCAGAAGTTCGCGGGCTACTCGCTGGGCGAAGCCGACATCATGCGCAAGGCGATGGGCAAGAAGATACCGACGGTGATGCGCGCCGAGAAGGAGAGGTTCATCGCCGGCGCGCGCGAGCGGGGCTACAAAGAGCGCGACGCGCAGCAGATCTTCGATCTCATCGAGCCGTTCGCCGGCTACGCCTTCAACAAGGCGCACGCAGTCTCCTACGCCACGATCGCCTATCAGACCGCCTATCTCAAGGCCAACTATCCGGCAGAGTACATGACGGCCGTCCTCATGCTCGCCTCCGGCCACCCCAGCGGCGCGCAGGAGCGCGTCGCGGCCGCCGTCAGCGAGTGCGTGAAGCTCGGCATCCCCGTCCTCCCACCCGACGTCAACCACAGCGACGTCAACTTCAAGATCGAGGCGCAGGCCGACGGGCGGCAGGCAATCCGCTTCGGGCTGGCGGTGATCAAGAACGTCGGGCAGGGCGCCGTGGACGGCATCGTGGCGGCGCGCGAAGAGAAAGGGCCGTTCGCCTCCATCGAGGACTTCTGCCGCCGCGTGAACGTCAGAGGGCTCAACAAGCGCGCGCTCGAGAGCATGATCAAGGCCGGCGCGTTCGATTGCCTGGGCGACCGCCCGACACTGCTCGCCGGCGTGGACCGCGTGCTTTCGTTCGCGCAGCGCGAGCAGAAGATGCGGGAGTCCGGCCAGACGACGATGTTCGACCTCTTCGGCGAGACGGTGGAAGCGCCCCTTCCGATGCTGGAGCTGGAGCGGGCGGAGGTGTCGCGCACCGAGGTGCTGGAGTGGGAGAAGGAGGTGCTGGGCATATACGTTTCTGAGCACCCCTTCACCGGCGCCGCCGCCGACCTCGCTGCCCACGTCACCGCCGTTTGCAGCGAGGTCAACGCCGAGATGGCCGGCCGCGAGGCGGTGCTCGCCGGCGTCGTCGTCTCCACGCGCAACCTCTTCACCCGCGAAGGCAAGCTCTTCTGCGCCGCCACCATCGAAGACCTCTCGGGCAACGTCGAGGTCACGGTGTGGCCGGACACCTATGAGCAGACCCGCGACCTGTGGGCCGAGGGCAACATCCTCATCGTCCTCGTCCGCGTGCGGGAGCGCAACGAGCGGCTGCAAGTTAGCGTGCAGCAGGTGGCGCTCTACCAGGCGGGCGGGTCGGAGCCGCTGCTGCTCCCGGGCTGGGTGCAGAAGAACAGGGAAGCGGCGCCGGCAGCGCCTCGCCCGGTGGCCGCCTCAGCGCCAAGGGAGAAGGCGGCCCCTCCGGCGAAAGCGGAGGTTCCGCCGTCGTCCAACGAACGCCCGATTCGGCGGCTCGTCATCTCGCTGCGGGAAACGGAAGACGAAGCGGCGGACCGCGAGCGGCTGCTGGACCTGGTGCAGGCGCTGGTGGCCTTCCCGGGCGAGGACGAGGTACGGCTGCGCGTCCACACGCGTCACGGCGAGGAGGTGGAACTGGCCCTCCCCTCCGCGGCCTTCTGTGACGGCCTGCACACGAGCGTCGTCCGGGTCCTCGGCGAGTGGGGAGAAGCGCGGATCGAGGAGCATCACGCGGAGACTTCGCCCGGCGCTTCCTGA
- a CDS encoding SDR family oxidoreductase, with protein sequence MGDRLKGRVAIVTGAGRGIGRGEALALASEGCNVIVNDMGAAVDGTGGEATPAEQVVQEIKAMGCQALADYGNVVETETGERLVKMALDNFGRLDIVINNAGILRDRMLFNMTPEEWDAVIAVHLRGHFNLARPAAVYFRQERKGGVIINTSSTSGLGNPGQTNYAAAKEGIVGFTRTLARELGRYGVRANAIRPQAATRMTLSPDMKARFERAGEAGARMLAEIEKQVPEQVGPMVAWLCTDEAANVNGRTFLVRAGFIGLYSEPEIIASIESDTEWTVDNISERISAVTGNLVNEWPAQPPKE encoded by the coding sequence ATGGGTGACAGGCTAAAGGGCAGGGTTGCCATCGTTACGGGAGCCGGCCGTGGGATCGGCCGCGGCGAGGCGCTGGCCCTGGCGTCGGAAGGCTGCAACGTCATCGTCAACGACATGGGCGCCGCCGTCGACGGCACCGGCGGAGAAGCCACCCCCGCGGAGCAGGTTGTCCAGGAGATCAAGGCAATGGGCTGTCAGGCCCTCGCCGACTACGGCAACGTGGTCGAGACGGAGACGGGCGAGCGCCTGGTGAAGATGGCGCTCGACAACTTCGGCCGGCTGGATATCGTCATCAACAACGCCGGCATCCTGCGCGACCGCATGCTCTTCAATATGACGCCGGAGGAGTGGGACGCCGTTATCGCCGTCCACCTGCGGGGCCACTTCAACCTCGCCCGGCCGGCTGCCGTCTACTTCCGGCAGGAGCGCAAAGGCGGCGTGATCATTAACACGTCGTCGACCTCCGGCCTCGGCAACCCGGGTCAGACGAACTACGCCGCCGCCAAGGAAGGCATCGTCGGCTTCACGCGCACTCTCGCGCGGGAGCTCGGCCGCTACGGCGTGCGCGCCAACGCCATCAGGCCGCAGGCCGCCACCCGCATGACCCTCAGCCCGGACATGAAGGCGCGGTTTGAGCGCGCGGGAGAGGCGGGCGCGAGGATGCTGGCAGAGATCGAGAAGCAGGTGCCGGAGCAGGTCGGCCCGATGGTCGCGTGGCTCTGCACCGACGAGGCGGCGAACGTAAACGGGCGCACCTTCCTCGTGCGCGCCGGCTTCATCGGCCTCTACTCGGAGCCGGAGATCATCGCGTCAATCGAGTCCGACACGGAGTGGACGGTCGACAACATCTCGGAGCGGATATCGGCCGTGACGGGCAATCTCGTGAACGAGTGGCCGGCCCAGCCGCCGAAGGAATAG
- a CDS encoding DUF2007 domain-containing protein, which yields MKWVDLATAPDQLTAEMWCELLRNEGIPAMVKPSDAVSFLGVSMTGSRVMVPEERRAEAAAVLTEQTGGEAEIEP from the coding sequence ATGAAGTGGGTAGACCTGGCAACCGCGCCCGACCAGCTCACCGCCGAGATGTGGTGCGAGCTCCTCCGCAACGAGGGCATCCCGGCGATGGTGAAGCCGTCCGACGCCGTTTCCTTCCTGGGCGTGTCGATGACGGGTTCGCGGGTGATGGTGCCTGAGGAGCGCAGGGCGGAGGCGGCGGCAGTCCTGACGGAGCAGACCGGCGGCGAAGCCGAAATCGAACCGTAG
- a CDS encoding methylated-DNA--[protein]-cysteine S-methyltransferase: protein MKYSICQTELGWLGLAFGGQGLCGVMGPQDDAVGVEEGMRLLGADGPVDSDESRRWGELLRRYASGEAVSFDLPLDLTGGTPFQQAVWRALMEIPRGETRSYRWVAERVGRPGAARAVGQAVGANPLPFVVPCHRVIGGDGGLCGFGGGLPLKKRLLELEGALPATP, encoded by the coding sequence ATGAAGTACTCCATTTGTCAAACGGAGCTGGGCTGGCTGGGTCTCGCGTTCGGCGGGCAGGGACTGTGTGGCGTGATGGGCCCGCAGGACGACGCTGTGGGGGTCGAGGAAGGGATGCGCCTGCTCGGCGCCGACGGACCTGTCGACAGCGACGAGTCGCGCCGGTGGGGAGAGCTGTTGCGGCGTTATGCTAGCGGCGAGGCGGTATCGTTCGACCTGCCGCTCGATCTGACGGGCGGGACGCCGTTCCAGCAGGCGGTCTGGCGGGCGCTGATGGAGATACCGCGCGGCGAGACGAGGAGCTACCGGTGGGTCGCCGAGCGCGTGGGGCGGCCGGGGGCGGCGCGGGCGGTGGGCCAGGCGGTGGGGGCGAACCCGCTGCCCTTCGTGGTGCCGTGCCATCGCGTTATCGGTGGCGACGGCGGGTTGTGCGGTTTCGGGGGCGGTCTACCCCTGAAGAAGCGGCTGCTCGAACTCGAGGGCGCGCTGCCGGCCACTCCCTAG